CTATGTTAGAGCCAAGGTCTCCTATTCTTGAGAGGCTGTCTACTATAGTCCCGAGAGATATCATGGTTTTGTGGGACTCAAGTTTAAGAATTGACGCATGCAGTTCAGTTACACGTAAACGCATACCATCGATACTGTCAATTACCTGGTTTGCAAGAGAAGTATCGGAGTTATACAGGGCATCCACCGCCTGCTCAACCAGTCCCATATACGTACTGCTAAGGTTCTCTATGACTTCCATTACATCTTTCCTCACAGGCTCCTGAATTTTTGATGCAACATTTGCTATCCTCTGGGAGTGATCTGCTATTCTTTCAATAGGACCTGCTGCCATTCTGAAGTCATGATATTCATCTATACTTGTTTCAGAAGAGTCGGGCATTCTTCCTCCGCAGAGAATGGAACGGAACTGCTTGGAAATCAGAAGGCACAACCTGTCAACTTCATCATCCCTCTGGCTAACATCGAGAGCAAGGTCGTGGTCAGCAGTTTTGAGGGCTCTTATGGCATCCTTTTGCATGGAACCCGTAATCAGGAACATCCTGTGTATGCCTTTTTTAATATGGAGTTCATTGGGATTGAGAAGATCCTGGATGACCACACAGTTTGAGCTTTCTTCAATAATTTCAGGTCCTATCAGCTTGTAACAGACTTTTCTAATGACCTGTTTCTGCTCGGTAAGTATTCTTTTTGAGGTAAACTCTATCCGGTCATAGCCATAGAGGTATGCAGCAATAATATCCCTTTCCAGAGCTTTTGCTTCATAGCCTGTTACATCTATATGTTTCGTTTTTATCGTGCGCCCTTCAAGAATAGGGTCAATTAACAGTTTTCCGTCCGGCTGAGTATGGATGGATACTCTTGTCCCTGTTTCGATTCCTACTTTTTCGGCCCACTGTTTGGGTAGGGAAATAATATAAGTGGATCCGCCTGTCTGCTGTACTTTTCTGGTTTCTATATGGATTCCCCGTTTTTACTTGCTCAGGCCAGGCCTGGAAATAGATGGAAGTAAGATGAAAATTGGATGATACTTAGTTAATATGTATAACTATTTATAATGTGTAGATAAGAAGATAATATATATACAATTCGGTATTACTATTTATATCCTGAAGAGTTTTTCTTTTTTTGGGAGTAATTCCTGAGTTCTGTATTTAAGTTTATCCCATTCTCTGCTCGGAAGAGAGGTAAAAAATATTAAAGAGCAGAGCATTCTGGACTTAATGACACTTAAAGGGCATGCCTGCGCTTTCGGAGCTGGGACAATAATAAACGCCATAGCCACCTGGAAAGGTGCGGCATTCGGAATAGATTTAAAAACCTTTGCAGAGGTGAAACTCTCGGAAGGTGAATTGGTAATTACTGGTTCAATTGAAGAAATGCCTGAAGGAGATACTCGCCTAATAGAACACTGCGTTGAACTCGTCCTTGAGAGATTCGGGCTTGAACTCGGAGGCACTATAAGGACAGGGAGTGAAATTCCCCTTGCAGGAGGGCTCAAGAGCAGCAGTGCTGCAGCAAATGCTTCAGTCCTTGCAACCCTCCGGGCTGTCGGGGAGACAATGCCCTCTCTTGAGATAGTAAAACTGGGTGTAAAGGCTGCAAAGGAAGTAGGGGTTACGATAACAGGAGCTTTTGACGATGCCTGCGCCTCCTTTTTAGGAGGGATTGTAATCACTGACAACCGAAAGATGGAACTTATCAGACGCGAAGAAGCCGATTCAAAAGTCCTGATATTTGCTCCGGCAAAAAAGGCTTTCAGCGCGAGTACGAATGTTAAACGGTCACAATTGATTGCACCATATGTGGAAATGGCATACGAGCTCGCTCTCGCAGGAGAATACGAGCGTGCAATGACGCTTAACGGCTTTCTCTACTGCGGAGCTCTTGGGTTTGATACCGAACATATGCTCAGGGCTCTGGAATGTGGAGTTAAAGGAGTAAGCCTTTCCGGAACAGGCCCTTCTTACGCAGCCCTGGTAAAAGCCGAGCAGGTGAAAGAGCTTAAATCAGCCTGGGAAAGCTGCGGCATGGAAGGAAGAGTTATAGAAACCAGTATAAATAACAGAGATGCGATATCCTTTAACAGAGAGGGATCCTTTTGAGTGAACTTGAAGCCGTCCGCAAAGAAGTAGAGGAGATTGACAGGGAAATCCTGTCCCTTATTGACAGAAGGGTTAACCTTGCTGAGAGAATACTTGAATCAAAAAGAATAAATGGAACTTCCATAAATGACCGTAAACAAAACGAGGTTGTAATTAACAGGGCATTAAATGCTGCAACCGAACTCAACCTTGATGTAGGATCGATAAAGGAAATTTTTGAAATTCTTATAAGGATGAGTATCGAACGCCAGAACGAGTTAAGTGGAAAGGGAAGCCTGCCCTGATTGCCTCAAAGGAGCAAAAAATGGTCGATATTTCACTGATTATGGGCTCTGAGTCAGACAGGGCAATCGCCAATCGTGCGGTTTCCGTAATTGAAAAAACCAAATATACTTACGAAGTGATGGTTATCTCTGCCCACAGGAACCCTGACGAGCTTGACAGCTATATCTCGAACACGGACGCAAAAGTCTTTATTACAATAGCAGGTCTATCGGCAGCCCTCCCTGGAGTTGTTGCCTCCAAGACTAAAAAGCCTGTAATAGGTGTACCTGTAAGCGCAAAACTAGGCGGGCTTGATGCCCTTCTTTCCATCGCCCAGATGCCTCCTGGTGTGCCTGTAGGAAGTGTAGGGATTGACAACGGGGCAAACGGGGCATATCTTGCCCTGAGGATTCTGGATTTAATTGGAACTCCTTAAGAACACTCAGAATTCCAGTTTCTAATTTGTTCGCTGGGGAGTTAAATTCCCGAAACATTTTTTCATATTTTTACGTTTTTTATCATATTTTACTCTTCTAGTCCCATCTTTATGGAGTGATATTAAAAGATGTAGAATAACAGGCATCTGATTTGAAAAAGGAGCTCTGGGAAACATCTGGAGAAGGAGTCTTCCTGCAGAACGCAATTTCTCAGATGCCAGATAAATAATATGATTCCATATATATAAAATTAATATTATACTGAGTACTGAAATACATTCAGCTATGGGATCAGGTTAAAAAGTAAAAAAGCTTCCTGTTATTCACAGGATCTGGCTGCACGGGCTCAGGCTTATCAAGGGCAGGTGTTTCGGATATAAAGTTGAGGCTGCTTTCAGCTTTCTGATACTTATGGAAAATCAGTTCATGTCAGAAATCAGTTCTTGTCAACAAGTCTTGCATCCAGGATCTTTAAGGAGCCTGTGTCGCCTTCCCATTCAATTTCACTTTTCACTATTTCTATGCGCTTTTTGAAGAAAGGTGCGTCAAGGACAACGGTTTCGTATTCTCCGCCTTCCCCTGCCATATGAACCATGTACCTGCGGTTAAGGGCTTTGAGATTTTCTATTGAGTTCACATTAATAGGGCGTCCAAGCCAGGACTTATCGAGACCCTCGGCTGCAACTCTCACAATCCTTATATCAAGAACTTTTGCCATCTCATTCAGGAGCTCTTCAGGATCTTTATGCCAGAGAGGAGCATACACTTTAAGTCCGAGAGAATCGCAAATCTTCTGTACCCTGCTCGCCTGGTACTGCGACTCAATAGCGCCTACGGATACTCCATCCACATTCACTTTCCTCAGGGCAAGGGTAAGGTCATCCAGTTCAAGTTCTTTGATTCCGCTGGACTGCTGCTGAATCAACGGGATTTCACTGGCGGCAGAGATGAGTTCTACCATGTGGAGGTTGATTGAATGGTACATATAGGAGTCGTCCCTTGCGGGAATAATATTAATGAGGTGAGTAACCTCATGCCCCTCTTCAAGGGCTTTTTGAATGGCAAAGACCGAGTCCTTGCCGCCAGAAATCAGTGCTGCGAGTTTCATCTGCATCCTCTTCCATAAATCTATTTTTTCGTACTTCCAGGTTATGACTTGGGATTATAGTTCGTGGATCATTATAATATTTTATATGTTTTTCCCTTTTGGCATTCATCATCCACAGACTTTTTACGAGCTCAGCTCTCTGCCTCCAGCTTTCCAAAATTGGCTTCATAACGGGATTTCATTTCTTCCCAGGTTGGAAGGCTGGTCTGGCAGCCTCTTGTCTGCACGGCAAAAGAAGCTACTGTTGAGCCTATTTTTCCACAAGTGGGAAGGGAATAACCTCTTGTGTATGCCAGCAGAAAACCTGCCCTGTAAGCATCTCCTGCTCCTGTAGGATCTACAGCCTTTACAGAGACTACAGGAATTGCCCATTCTTCGCTGTCTTTGTAGATCCTGCTGCCTTCCGCATCATAGGTAACAACAATAATATCAATCATGGATCTGAGTTCGAAAAAGCTCTTTCCTGTCATCTCTGAAACCCGCCTGATTTCATGCCTGTTTGCAAAGAGAATGTCGGTGTGGGCGAGAATTATCTCGAGATTCTCTTTTGAGTAAGTGACCAGATCCTGTCCGGGATCAAAGGATACAAATCCGGAGATTTGTGCTATCTTTGCATTATAGACGCAATCTGCCGTTGCCAGGTGGACAAAATCTGCAGGTTCGGGTTCCAGCTCTTTGAATTTTGAGGAAGCTCCCCAGTAAAAGTACGTTGTCTGGTTATCTTTCCTATCAGTAAAAATGAAAGCCTTGGAGATTTTTCTGTCTTCAATACTGTAGAGGCGGGAAAGGTCAACGCATGCTTCCTTAAGAAGCTTCTCGTATCCCGAGCTTGAAAAATCCGTGCCAACAGGAGATATCAGCTGGCTTTTTCCTCCCAGCTTTGCAATGGCAACTGCGATGTTTGCAGCCCCTCCCCCAGGATACTCTTCATAGTCAATTATAGGGGAAGATTCGTTTTTTCCTGCGATATTTTCAACATCTACGATATAATCAAGGGCAGTATGCCCTACTACGGAGATAGTTCTGTCCATGCAGTTTCCTCTTTTTTACGGGTCTGGGAGAAGCTCGAGAGTTTTTGAGATTGCGTACTTTGAGATCGAACATATTCTTAAAAGTTGAGTAAAGTAAAAACTCAGGAAAAGATAAAATTAGTGATTTTATCCGTTTCTGCCGTGGCAGACAGCACGACGGGTCCTCTATTTTAAGCCAGAGATTCATTGAGCCCTGGCTATGCGACGCTGCCTGGATGGACGTCGCACAAGGTACACCTTCCTCTGCCCCGGCAATTTAATAGGTTTAAAGGAAAGAACCTGTTTATTTGTTTGCCTTGCCTTTTTGCTGCTGTTCGCCTTTTTCTCCTGACCTTTCGAATTCCGTGACTTCGACAACTGTCAACGGAACATCGCGGAGAGACTTTCCTATGACGGATTTTGCGATCCTTTCCGCATGTTCTGCAGATTCGGCATCAAAAACCTTCATTTCGAAAATAAGCCCTACAAGTGCGGTGTTTGCTGCTATGAAAACACTGCTGAAAGGCTCACCGCATGCCGGACAGGATGTAGTTCCCACATCTACCTCTACAAAATCAAGTTTGGGGTTCAGGCGCTTTCCAGCCTCAGAAATCGCAACCCCTATTGCATCATCAGCTGTTTTTACATCTCTAACCAACCAAGCTGCTTCAAGTACCACATGAAAGTTCTTCATAATTTTCCACCATAATTATTGGTATACATTCTTAAAATTATCCCCGAATAGGGAAAAGTTACGAAACCTGAGGAATAGAGTGAAGTATGTTAATTATTTCGGTTTCGAATACGTGTTTGTATTTATAAGTTTTACGTATTATATGGTTTTTCAGTTTAAGCTTTTGGCTTTTTAATTTTGACTTATAAGTGTTAAAACCTCGTTTAGTAATAAAATCTTGTTTATTAGTGTTACACTTAGTTTATAAGTTTTAGCATCTTATTTATATTGTAAAAAGGGTTTCGTCATCTACTGCAAAGACCCCGAGCTTTACTCCAGCATCAAGCCAGGCATGCCCATAGCTGAAAGAAGCAAGGGCATTCACAGGGTCCTCATTTTCAAGGAAATAGATTCCATCTTTATAATAAGCTTCTGCCATTGTGTAATAATCCTCTGCTACAGCATGCATATGGGAGTTAGGGATTGGAGAGTACTTTGCTTTCTGCAATGCTCTTTTTAACATATTCTCATATCGGTTAACCTTTTCATTTAAATCAGCAGGCATCTTGATCACCAGATAACCAGTTTAGGAGTTATTCAATTGGTTTTTATAAAGTAGAGTTTATTCGACCGATATTTATTCAAATTGGCTAAATTCAAATTCAGTTCTTACTTAACTGGACTTATTTGATTTCTTTATATTCAGTTTCATTCGATATTTTCCATTATTTCTTCAGGCCCGGCTGCAAGTTTGACAAGGGCTTCGGCTTCAAGAAAATGCAATTTTCCCGGAACTACAAGAATATGAAGAGGTTTTCCGAAATCAAAATTCTTCAGGTTTTCTGCATAGTCAGCTTTTACCAAAGGCTTTTCCGAGCCTGCTCTTGCTATTCCCACAGCAACAGCCCTGTTCATTACTTCTTCTCCTCTTTTTCTTTCAACCTCAAGGAGAAGTTCAAGAGCAAGGTTAACGGACATATATCCTTTTTCGTTATCAATATCCAGAAAAACAAGAGTGTGAAGTCCAAGTTCGGAGTTTTGTTTTATGGTATCGTAGGGTGTTTCTGAAACGACTTTTGTCCCTCGCCTGCTTTCGTAAGGATATGGGATACTTGCAGACTTTCCAAAGCGGTAGTTCTGAAGCCCTGTAAGCCCTGAGACAGCTGAAGTAATGGATGCTCCGTGAATCAGGCGAGTTTCTATCCCGAGATTTTTAGCCCTGAGGCGCAGGTCAACGTGAGTTGTGGAGACCATTGTATCTCCACCTGTTAGGAAAGCTATATTTTTATCTTTTGCATTATCAAGCCACTCAGGCTGCTGTTCCACGTCTTCCCTTGAGAGTAAATGGACCTGCTTTCCGTAAAGTTTCTCCATTTTTTCAGGAGTTGTCCCCATGAGGTGGGAAGTATAAAACTCAGCGTACACGAGGTCAGCTTCCCGGATAGCTTCAAGTCCTTTTAAGGAAACATCATATTCGTCAAAAAGGCCCAGTCCTATAAATGTGAGCATAACCCGCTTTAAGAGCTTATTGGTTTAAAACTTTTGGCGCCGCAAACTAATCGGAGAATCTATGAGTGTGAGTCAAGGATTTGCGGATACGCTCAACATATTTATATCTAAAAATTAATAATAGCAATGAGACTTACAATCTCAGTTTTTGGAGATGATCTTTTATGGTTAAGGTTACGCTTATTCATGCCAGCTGGTGTACGGCCTGTCCGGCAACACGCAGGCTCTGGAAAGACCTTAAATCAGAGTACGATTTCGAGTATGAAGAAGTAGATGTAGAGAGTCCTGAGGGACAGGCTCTTATTGATAAGCACGGCATAGTTGGCGTCCCTACAACTCTTATTGATGGAGAGCCTGCATTTACAGGACTTCCTAAAAAAGCCGACGCCATAGCTCGCATTAAATGAAAGTATGCCAGGCTTTATTTTTTTGAACTCATTTTCTATTTATGGGAGGTATTATGTACGATCTGATTATCATAGGAGGGGGGCCTGCAGGGCTTGCAGCGGGCATTTACGCCGTACGTTTCGGGCTTGATACCCTTATTCTGGAAAGAAGCGAGATAAGCGGTCAGATCTCGATGGCCGATGTTGTAGAAAACTACCCTGGCTTTCCATCGATTTCTGGACTTGAGCTAATGGAAAAATATAGAACACATGCTCAGGAAGTAGGGGTGAAAACCAAGATCACTGAAGTTCTCTCTGTCCGGACCGAAGGCGCAAAGAAAATCATTTCAACGGACAGCGGGGATCTCGAAACAAAAGCTGTAATAGTTGCCACAGGTGCAAATCCAAAGTATCTTGACGTGCCTGGGGAGAAAGAATTTATCAGTAAGGGAGTTTCCTACTGTGCAATTTGCGACGGGCCTTTTTTCAAAAATAAAACCGTAGTTGTTATAGGAGGCGGCAACTCTGCAGTTACGGATGCTCTTTTTCTGTCAAAGATTGCCCAAAAAGTATATCTTGTCCACAGGCGGGACCATTTGAGAGCTGCTAAAGTCCTTCAGGATCGGGCGGCTTCAGTTCCCAACATAGAGTTAATGCTTAATACTATTGTCCTGGAAATTGTAGGGAGCAGAGAAGGAGTTAAAAAAGTAGAAAAAATTATATTGCAGGACCTTAACAGCAAAGAAGTCCGTGAGCTTTCCACTAATGGGGTTTTTATCTATGTAGGAATCCACCCAAATACCGAATTCGTTAATGTGGAAAAAGATACAGAAGGCTTCATCAAGACAGACCGCTGGATGGAAACCTCTGAGAAAGGAATATACGCCGCAGGAGACTGCAGTTACACTCCTATCTGGCAGCTTGTAGCAGCAGTAAGAGATGGGGCAGTCGCAGCCACAGCTGCATATGAATATATCGAAAAAATGAAATAAAAAATATTCCAGAGGGTTCAGACTATAGAACCCTCATGAAAATCAGTTTAGCCTGGAAAAACATCTAAGAAGCAGTTAGAGGAATAATACGGAACTTAGATTATCTGATCTTAATAACCTTAAACCTAAACTTAAACCTGAATATATTAATAGTCTTAAACTTAGATCTTAGAATTCTTATCTCGAGTCTTTGGATTATATATAAGGAATAGGAGCCCTAGAGGTCCAGAAATTCTAAAGTCAACACTATCCATGCAAAAATCAAAAAAGAGGACAGCAAGTTCTCTGTCCCGAATTTATGCATTCAGGAATTCGCTTTAAGGCTTTATTCCAGCATTTGATTAATCCTATTATAAAAATCTATGATCAGTTTTGTCGCGTCGCTTTCCATGTTCAGCTGGAAAGTGCGAATCTGCTTCCCAAGAGGTTTTTCTATGACAATACCCGACTCTATTAACGGGGTAATTACCCTTGATACACTGGAATGTGACAGACCGGTTTCTTCTGCTATTCCAGATAGGTAAGTTGATTCGTTCTGGTGCTCGATCAGATTTTTAAGGACGGTCATCTGTGCGGTTTTACCAAAGATTTTTTCAAGTGGATCCATTGTTATCATCTCAGAGGTGGCTGTTCTCCGTAAGTGATTCTTATTTCCAATATTAACTTGCTATTTATGGTTATAAACTTATCTGCTTATTGGGTGGTCAGGCGATTCATATGAAATCCTCTAAATATTTGGATAACTCGGCTTTCTCCCCAATTACTGTGTACATTTTTAGATACTCTCTTCGTTTTAATATTTGAGAAATGTTTAATACCTAAGAAAATATATACTGTATGAGGTGGAGGGAAATGCAGAACATTGATCTTAACCATGAAATATTAAAACTTATAAAAGAACAGCCTGAAATAAGCGAAAGGAACATTGCCCTTGCTCTTTCGATCTCAGAAGACACAGTAAAAACTCGGATTGCAAACCTTCAGGATATCAGAGAAAAAATCCTGATTGTGGGTAATAGGAAAAAAGCCTATGAAAACCTTAAGAAAACACTTGAAGCTGAAAACTATAATGTTGTCAATATCTTGAATAGCTTTTCAGCCCTTGAAACAGTAAGCGAGGAAAGACCAGATCTTATACTGCTTGATACGGCTTTTCTGGATACAGATGGCTTTGAAATTTGCAGGCAACTCAGGGCCAACCCAAAATACCGATGGGTTCCTGTTATGATGCTGGGCGAAAAGAATGAAGCAGAAGACAGCATTAAAGCCTATAAGTCTGGAGCTGATGATTACATTACCGCACCATTAAATCCTCTGGAGCTAAGAGCAAGAGTAGGAATGATTTTGAGACGTAGCCGGGTTTAAATTCGAGAGAGAATTCATTGTCTTATAAGCACTGGCACTCTGATAAAATGGCTTATTTAAGGTGGAATTCCCTTTTCTTTCTCCTTTCAGATTTTGCGTGCTTTTAAGATTTTACATGCTTTTAAGATTTTACATGCTTTAAAGAGTGCTCTAAGGTTCAAAATTCATCAGATTCCTTGAAAATATCTTAATAAAATTATTTACTCACTTTTTAAGAGGTTTTCTTCACTGATATCTTATAATAAGTCCACCGATCCATATTATAACATTTGCTCAAAATGTGCTTGAAATACATCATGTTAAATTTAATAAGACAGATTTTCAGATATATTTTAGGAATATAATAATTATTTTAATGAAGATAGTTCCCTGCAGATCTGATTATGTCACTCTATTAAAGTGAATTTCGTTGTTAAAGATACAGATTTTTCAAAATTACATTTTCTCGTCAGAACCAGATTTATCTATAAACATCAGATTTTCCGTCAAAATTACACAGTTTCGTTGGAGTTTTATAAGAGTTTTGCCGCAACCTCGAGATTGAGGCAACAGGTAATAACTTCAACGCAGTCTACACATAGAAATGGCTTTCTTTTTATCCAGAAGAGATCTGTCCGGCCAATATCCGATTGTATTTCATGACCGGTTCCAAAAGAAGAATAAAACAGACTGATAAACAAACATTACGAGCATATATAATAATTCAGATGTATATTAAAAATAAATTAATATAAAAAACCAATAGTTATGGAATAATATATTATATATTTCCAAAATATTGGCTTAATTCTTAAACACATTTAGAATACTTTATTTTTAAAATAATAAAGTAAATGAATATTTCAAAATGTTTAAAAAAGAATAAAACGTAAATTATTATGCGTAACTGTTTATGTGTCCTTATTTTTGATAAGGAGCTAAAGTATAGAATCCATTTAATGCTCTAAAAGCATATAATATTGTTGTTTAAGGTAGATGTGTGGTAAAGCGGTGGAAAAAATGTAGTCCAAAAAATGTGTGGTGAAGTTATGACTTCGAATGAATGGTATAATAAAGGCGTTGCACTCCAAGAATTGAAAAGGTTTACAGAAGCTCTGGATGCATACAACAAAGCTCTGGAAATAAGCCCTGATAACGCGAAAATCCTGTTTAGCAAAGGGATTGTCCTAAAAAACCTCATGAGGTATGAGGATGCCCTTGAGGCTTTTGACAGATCTCTTGAGATCAACCCTGCTGACGCCAAAACCTGGTGCTTTAAAGCTGAGCTTCTCTTAGGCCTCATGCAGTACGAAGAAGCTCTGGATTCATTCTACAGAGCGATATCCCTTGCTCCTGAAGACCCGGAAGTCTGGTACAGGCGGGGAATGGCTCTCAGGGAAATGCGAGCATATGAAGATGCAATGGATGACCTTGAGAAATCTATCAGGCTCTATTCAAAGAATTATGACATGAGTTCTATGAGCGCAAGCGAATGGTGCAAGAAAGGTATGGGACTCTGTAAAATAAAGAGTTACCATGAAGCTCTTGATGCCTTTAACAGAGCACTTGAGTTAAACCCGACTAACGGGAAAGCCCTTTACAACAAAGGAGTTGCTCTGCGCTGGCTCGGAAAAAACGATGAAGCAAAGTTATACATAGAGAGAGCCGTGGAGATTTTTGACAACAAAATCAAAGCAAATCCCGAGAATGCAAGATTCTGGTATAACAAAGGGATAGCCCTGAGAGACCTTGAAAGATACAAAGAAGCGCTTGAGGCTTTCGAAAAGGCTATAGACATCAACCCGAGCTTTACAAAAGCCTGGATCGGCAAAGGAATAGTTTACGACAGAGTTAAAAAACACCAGAAAGCAATGGAAGCCTACGAAAGGGCAGTCGATATAAACCCAATATATTCAGACCTTATTTGAGTAAATCTAATTCAGGACATATTCCAGAGAAACCGCAGAATACTGAGCCGAAAAAGCCGTTACCGGAAAAATTCGTACAGGAATTAACAGGTATGACGGCTAAAATTAACTTTTTCTGTTATTTTTTATGCTTGCTGACTTTTATTTATGCTGATATATTTTACAAATCCATCTGAAGATCCCATGGTTCAGCATATTTCCCTTGATTTAGCACATCAATGAATCCAATCAGATCCTGAAATGTGTTAAGCTGAAAGTCAAAGCATTGTTCTTTTTCATCTGTTTGTCTCCAGTCTCCATAGGAAGCATATGCTGTTTTAAAGCCTAGCTTTCGTGCAGGAGCCATGTCCCTTTTAATACTATCTCCCACCACCAGGCTTTCCTCCGGCTTTATTCCGAGGGAGTCAAGTGCAAAGAGAAAATGGGCAGGATCAGGCTTTTTAGTACCTGTCATATCTGCAGATACCAGGAATTCAAAGGAATCCAGAAGCCCGACTCTCATAAGCCTTGCCTGGGCATGATATTTGTCAGCATCTGTTATTATTGCAAGCTTCAGGCCAAGTTTCTTTAGTTCCTCAAGAGTATCCCTCACGCCAGGATATAATTTGAGATTTTGCAGTTTTTCCCTGTCATAAATCTCACAGCAATATCTGTACGCCTTGACTGTGTAAAGATTTCTCTCCTGCATGTAGTCCCTTATATTTTCATAATCTTCAAACCCATAAGTTCCCCTGAGGAAGTACCTGAAAAGTTCTTCAGGGTCTTTCATAAAGTTCTTATCCTTTTCTCCAAGATAAGAAAGAATCTCCCTGCATGCTATGAGTTTTACGGCTACGAAATCAAAAAGAGTGTTATCCATATCAAAGAGAACAGCCTTCAGGGTTTTCTGATGGCTTTGCTGTATATTTTTCAGGATATTTTCCGTATTTTCTTTAGTCTCTCTCATCATTTCCCAGCCTATTTTTCATTATCCCCTTGTTTCCTCATCTGCTCAATCTTTCTTGATCTATTCGAGAAATCTGTTCAATATTTTTCTGATTACTTTCATGCCCCATGGAGCTCTTTTGATGTTTTTGAAATGTATTTTTACCGTTTCTGGATCTTTCTGATCTTCTTCTCTTTCCATTCTCTTTTTCTGCACATTTCAGACTACTTTTTGGGGAGAGGCTATAAAAACCATAAAGGACAGATGTATAGATCATAAAGGACAGATGTATAGATCATAAAGAACAACAGACTTAAGTAGATAACGAACGCGAATACTCTAAAATTGTGGTTCTTAATTTTAAAAGATATTAAAGGAAATTTTGACATGGATTCTGGAGAACCAAAGGACAAATCCTTCGAAAAAGAAGGAAAAGAAAAAAAAACTGAGTCCGAAGAGGGATCAGTTTCTGGGGACATGTACGTGCTGGACGACTCGGGGAGTGTGGCAAAAGAAGAGGTCAGCAACGAAATTCTTGCAGCCGAACTTAATGAGTGTGGACTTGATCTTCTGAGGCTTGGCAAGTTTAAGGAGGCAATAGTTGCTTTTGAGAAAGCAATTGAGAAAGACCCGGAGAATATTTATCTTTTAAACAATAAGGCGGCAGCTCTTGAGAGCCTCGGAAAGTTTGAGGAAGCTCTCAAACTCTATCAGGAAGCAGTTAAGATCAATTCCGAAGATGCGGATCTCTGGAACAATATGGCTTTTTCTTACTCCCAGGTAGGAGAATACGAAAAAGCAGTCGATGCCTATGGGAAAGCTCTTGAGCTCAAGCCG
The genomic region above belongs to Methanosarcina horonobensis HB-1 = JCM 15518 and contains:
- a CDS encoding response regulator — encoded protein: MQNIDLNHEILKLIKEQPEISERNIALALSISEDTVKTRIANLQDIREKILIVGNRKKAYENLKKTLEAENYNVVNILNSFSALETVSEERPDLILLDTAFLDTDGFEICRQLRANPKYRWVPVMMLGEKNEAEDSIKAYKSGADDYITAPLNPLELRARVGMILRRSRV
- the trxB gene encoding thioredoxin-disulfide reductase, producing the protein MYDLIIIGGGPAGLAAGIYAVRFGLDTLILERSEISGQISMADVVENYPGFPSISGLELMEKYRTHAQEVGVKTKITEVLSVRTEGAKKIISTDSGDLETKAVIVATGANPKYLDVPGEKEFISKGVSYCAICDGPFFKNKTVVVIGGGNSAVTDALFLSKIAQKVYLVHRRDHLRAAKVLQDRAASVPNIELMLNTIVLEIVGSREGVKKVEKIILQDLNSKEVRELSTNGVFIYVGIHPNTEFVNVEKDTEGFIKTDRWMETSEKGIYAAGDCSYTPIWQLVAAVRDGAVAATAAYEYIEKMK
- a CDS encoding MarR family transcriptional regulator, which gives rise to MDPLEKIFGKTAQMTVLKNLIEHQNESTYLSGIAEETGLSHSSVSRVITPLIESGIVIEKPLGKQIRTFQLNMESDATKLIIDFYNRINQMLE
- a CDS encoding HAD family hydrolase translates to MRETKENTENILKNIQQSHQKTLKAVLFDMDNTLFDFVAVKLIACREILSYLGEKDKNFMKDPEELFRYFLRGTYGFEDYENIRDYMQERNLYTVKAYRYCCEIYDREKLQNLKLYPGVRDTLEELKKLGLKLAIITDADKYHAQARLMRVGLLDSFEFLVSADMTGTKKPDPAHFLFALDSLGIKPEESLVVGDSIKRDMAPARKLGFKTAYASYGDWRQTDEKEQCFDFQLNTFQDLIGFIDVLNQGKYAEPWDLQMDL
- a CDS encoding tetratricopeptide repeat protein — its product is MTSNEWYNKGVALQELKRFTEALDAYNKALEISPDNAKILFSKGIVLKNLMRYEDALEAFDRSLEINPADAKTWCFKAELLLGLMQYEEALDSFYRAISLAPEDPEVWYRRGMALREMRAYEDAMDDLEKSIRLYSKNYDMSSMSASEWCKKGMGLCKIKSYHEALDAFNRALELNPTNGKALYNKGVALRWLGKNDEAKLYIERAVEIFDNKIKANPENARFWYNKGIALRDLERYKEALEAFEKAIDINPSFTKAWIGKGIVYDRVKKHQKAMEAYERAVDINPIYSDLI